From a region of the Cygnus atratus isolate AKBS03 ecotype Queensland, Australia chromosome 3, CAtr_DNAZoo_HiC_assembly, whole genome shotgun sequence genome:
- the AKAP12 gene encoding A-kinase anchor protein 12 isoform X1 yields MGAGSSTEPGGDGAAGTPGSPPPPAGEAAAETAKVLDAGLPVPDVNEDNLELDAPPQEPQQPGAVTTPQELNGQQPEMASPIQEPPGQQAEALVTDVEQTEHSGVILKEDTQTMEASPSDSSTKDGVDAEKEDTHIVKQLPSLEEDAEDLEQASEPPSYDLGFKKVFKFVGFRFTVKKEKTGKSEPVQLLTVKKETQVTEGADDQKEVSSEETVMPEDAPSAEDNAKDALINEKTEDESPKTPEANEISSQSSALANDTASPLRKFFSQGLAGFRKKKSFRKPKEDEQPSPTKEEEQEKEGAALTTETSKKEKSESEKQVEEKSVTAVTIETHEKEQTEDEKQESKTETAIGVDASEKEKLLERDEQDVVTTVATASAEEEKAEDDQEGKLVEVTENIGKKEEKTEEGETESEVTEKPLITIPVITDSVNGELKASSEVLPVGANLESTEKCEISDRTEISSEDKLEAGSSLATEISSEEFKKSEEIEGSKPVPLVKEMLDEKSEKAELKISPTTDDVTEKLEAQGEAHDKTIEKAASKGHETELTLEAAGSKSFSTSEQSFDTVDDQRSVKPTDEGLQGKIGVVMTDSTKPGEITTEITPEEAAGKRPPEGITNEAELLSSQEKNKLQGSPLKKLFTGTGLKKLSGKKHKGKREESKLGEQGELTQQLSDSPDSPEEQKVESSASSPEELNEIPSLEKSVDGMQVSENEDAAVSDVERKRESVTPWASFKKMVTPKKRVRRPSESDKEEEIDKTKSAAVSATENAAEENQVELKENGMDQKTEKVTEEPKRKVDTSVSWEAFICVGSSKKRARKSSSSDEEAEHKFGQDGQKIEESGQSKETATDVILTSSQESDQGQGNSSPEQAGSPSEGEGISTWESFKRLVTPRRKSKTRMEERTEDSVVGSSLEHSTSDGEPGKDESWVPFRKLMPGRRKKKSDGKPEPTHLKQAREDMAETTEEDSDIPAVVPLSEYEAAEQEKIEAQKVKDAEAMKKQTSEEEGAEKLEDTLGVKQPSEGLVHAVTVTVVEGERAVTSIEERSPSWISAALTECIEQAEEEEKETEKAFESEVVVEQAVVVAKTVPEMRKDLSDDTAASELALTSEAVTALEETTEASCAEETMEVSFAEETTEMVSAVSQLLETPDTTEEVTPVQEVEATEQNLKELEKQTQKVLHEVAERVKSSEVAQLVSERTMTPTVVTKVQEIESEVKDDAKDGKVAGQETVLLDQSLKRAEHTEDDVQPMESAESIQGRDKIEERGHEGSERSEISTAMKESTEGYENVDVLRDERQWQACEEVVEDQEISEMQRTVEEPSSQDSKTVTPEEEPLAKQEPSEQEKLPLTELTVDEMKDEFIPEVQAAVQSKTEDETSALGLPGEEPVKLEGEGETLTTGPVCTEAVVAVIPVEPERQDKIPELDSQEQTCTERVPSKAPVQGEEEDAALLGVKSTEVIAAEVPTQNEVETCALTSETTASEAAEAAEQSVRDGDGRQFVAKDPVPILEPKCIETTETLFQSDEAKGGKIEDAVLKSETRSPSDKALTEAMPQTEGDSISNAASACLGITENGSTALTDVSPKTSEPLSSLVEERTAETEQELVETSNYQGFQKEESINGQLMEGAKEVFESGEQEAVRGDECCSTAVQQEVLTAQEEGPDSAFLLAESLEAQKMSVPVAAAAVEEHVVAETVTPTDTTAETAEPLATTPEQMVSDKVPFTTIDSSGSETAEPGRAEAPQPQVSPAYMNGVPESPQSTGLPKQPAAPLSDGLSLTHTEFEADVVPSGTIESQSTKIVLNVIQTAVNKLAETEEAFESEQHIKTIGKSPSGTIIPELLENMRVDHQFLVEKEEISSMEQELQQSKVEKHATLIESAEIHATVGKTKDMLLTCEVLEDGQSQSSLSIVPTPEDISRESVRLQKSALELSTSEDSTKDPLDVHPLKLKEKEIGQVTEISDQHIGQQTCAERQEEQCHLLVEDGKMQTWQDDGCQEGTSCDGTQSQNSLAPEALNMC; encoded by the exons ttgaaCAAACAGAACATTCCGGTGTAATTCTGAAGGAAGACACCCAAACTATGGAGGCAAGTCCATCTGACTCAAGCACCAAAGATGGTGTAGATGCTGAGAAAGAGGATACTCATATAGTTAAACAGTTGCCATCTTTGGAAGAAGATGCAGAAGACCTTGAACAAGCATCTGAGCCACCGTCATATGATCTGGGctttaaaaaggtttttaaatttGTTGGATTCAGAttcacagtgaagaaagagaagacaggaaaatCAGAACCAGTTCAGCTGCTTActgtaaaaaaggaaacacaagtCACTGAAGGAGCTGATGATCAAAAAGAAGTCAGCTCAGAAGAAACAGTGATGCCTGAAGATGCACCCTCTGCAGAAGACAATGCCAAAGATGCACTGATAAATGAAAAAACGGAGGATGAATCTCCTAAAACACCAGAAGCAAATGAGATTAGTTCTCAGTCATCTGCTTTAGCCAATGATACTGCATCACCATTAAGAAAATTTTTTTCTCAGGGATTGGCTGGATTtagaaaaaagaagagttttagGAAGCCCAAAGAAGATGAACAACCATCTCCTACAAaagaagaagagcaagaaaaagagggGGCAGCATTAACAACTGAAACcagcaaaaaggagaaatctGAGTCTGAGAAGCAAGTTGAAGAGAAGAGTGTGACAGCAGTAACCATTGAAACACACgagaaagaacaaacagaagatgaaaagcaaGAGTCTAAGACTGAAACAGCCATAGGAGTTGATGcaagtgagaaggaaaagctaCTAGAGCGTGATGAGCAGGATGTAGTGACAACTGTTGCTACAGCAagtgcagaggaggaaaaagctgaagatgATCAAGAAGGTAAATTGGTAGAAGTCACAGAAAATATtggtaaaaaggaagaaaaaactgaaGAAGGAGAGACAGAAAGTGAAGTGACAGAGAAACCACTAATAACAATCCCTGTAATCACAGACAGTGTGAATGGAGAATTGAAGGCATCCTCGGAAGTCCTACCTGTAGGAGCAAATCTGGAGTCAACAGAGAAGTGTGAAATAAGTGACAGAACTGAAATATCCTCTGAAGATAAACTTGAAGCAGGATCTTCATTGGCAACTGAAATCTCTAGTGAAGAGTTTAAAAAGTCTGAAGAAATAGAAGGAAGTAAACCTGTGCCACTGGTGAAAGAAATGCTTGatgaaaaatcagagaaagcagaattGAAAATTTCACCCACAACAGATGATGTCACTGAAAAGTTAGAGGCACAAGGAGAAGCTCATGATAAAACCATAGAGAAGGCGGCAAGCAAAGGACACGAGACAGAACTGACTCTGGAGGCTGCTGGATCAAAGTCCTTTTCTACTTCTGAACAGTCATTTGATACCGTGGATGATCAACGATCAGTCAAACCCACTGATGAAGGGCTACAAGGCAAAATTGGTGTAGTTATGACTGATAGTACCAAACCAGGTGAAATAACCACAGAAATAACTcctgaagaagcagcaggaaagaggCCTCCAGAGGGTATCACAAATGAAGCTGAACTTCTctcttctcaagaaaaaaataaactacaagGCAGTCCTTTAAAGAAACTCTTTACGGGTACTGGATTAAAAAAACTGTCTGGAAAGAAGCATaaaggcaaaagagaagaatCTAAGTTAGGGGAACAGGGAGAACTAACTCAACAGTTATCAGATTCCCCAGATAGCCCGGAAGAACAAAAGGTGGAGAGTTCTGCTTCTTCTCCTGAGGAGCTGAATGAAATTCCTTCTTTGGAAAAATCCGTAGATGGAATGCAGgtctctgaaaatgaagatgctGCAGTTTCAGatgtggagagaaaaagagaaagtgttACTCCATGGGCATCATTTAAAAAGATGGTGACTCCCAAGAAACGTGTCAGAAGACCTTCTGAAAGtgacaaagaagaagaaattgatAAGACAAAAAGTGCTGCAGTGTCTGCAactgaaaatgcagctgaagaaaatcaggtagagttaaaagaaaatgggatggaccagaaaacagagaaagtcaCAGAAGAGCCCAAAAGAAAGGTTGACACCTCTGTGTCTTGGGAAGCCTTTATATGTGTAggttcttcaaagaaaagagcCAGGAAATCATCATCATCTGATGAAGAAGCTGAGCATAAATTTGGTCAAGACGGCCAAAAAATAGAAGAATCTGGACAGagcaaagaaacagcaacagatGTAATTCTTACTAGTTCTCAGGAGAGTGATCAAGGACAAGGGAATTCCTCTCCAGAACAAGCTGGAAGCCCATCTGAAGGTGAAGGTATTTCAACATGGGAGTCATTTAAAAGGTTAGTCACTCCAAGAAGGAAATCCAAAACCAGAATGGAAGAGAGAACTGAAGACTCTGTTGTGGGATCTAGCCTGGAACATTCAACATCGGATGGTGAGCCTGGAAAAGATGAATCATGGGTTCCATTTAGAAAACTTATGCCTGGCCGTAGGAAGAAAAAGTCAGATGGAAAGCCAGAACCAACTCATCTTAAACAAGCAAGAGAAGACATGGCAGAAACAACTGAGGAAGATTCAGATATTCCAGCTGTTGTTCCTTTGTCTGAATATGAAGcagcagagcaagagaaaaTTGAAGCCCAGAAAGTGAAAGATGCTGaagcaatgaaaaaacaaacctcagaggaagaaggagcagaaaaattAGAAGACACCCTAGGAGTTAAGCAACCCAGTGAAGGGCTGGTACATGCAGTCACTGTTACTGTTGTGGAAGGGGAAAGAGCCGTTACCAGTATTGAAGAAAGGTCACCATCGTGGATATCTGCTGCTCTGACAGAGTGCATTGAgcaggcagaagaggaagagaaagaaactgagaaagcaTTTGAATCAGAAGTTGTTGTAGAACAAGCAGTGGTAGTTGCTAAGACAGTGCCAGAGATGAGAAAGGATCTAAGTGATGATACTGCAGCAAGTGAGTTAGCGTTAACCTCAGAGGCAGTGACGGCTCTGGAGGAGACAACTGAAGCTTCCTGTGCTGAGGAAACAATGGAAGTATCCTTTGCTGAGGAGACAACTGAGATGGTTTCTGCTGTTTCACAGTTGTTGGAAACCCCAGATACTACGGAAGAAGTTACACCAGTACAAGAAGTAGAAGCCACTgaacaaaatttgaaagaatTAGAGAAGCAGACGCAAAAAGTTCTTCACGAAGTTGCTGAAAGAGTAAAATCGTCAGAAGTAGCACAGCTGGTTAGTGAAAGAACCATGACACCAACTGTAGTTACAAAAGTGCAAGAAATTGAGTCAGAAGTGAAAGATGATGCTAAAGATGGGAAAGTTGCAGGTCAGGAAACAGTTTTGCTTGATCAGTCCTTGAAAAGAGCAGAACACACAGAGGATGATGTCCAGCCCATGGAAAGTGCAGAGAGCATTCAGGGCAGAGATAAAATTGAAGAGAGAGGACATGAAGGTtcagaaagaagtgaaatatcTACTGCAATGAAAGAAAGTACAGAAGGATATGAAAATGTGGATGTATTGAGAGATGAAAGGCAGTGGCAGGCATGTGAAGAAGTTGTAGAAGACcaagaaatatctgaaatgcaGAGGACAGTTGAGGAACCTTCATCACAAGACAGCAAAACAGTCACTCCCGAGGAAGAGCCATTAGCAAAGCAGGAGCCTTCAGAACAAGAGAAACTGCCACTAACAGAGTTAACAGTGGATGAGATGAAAGACGAATTTATTCCAGAAGTCCAGGCTGCA GTGCAGAGCAAGACCGAAGATGAAACCTCTGCCTTGGGGCTTCCAGGTGAAGAGCCCGTGAAGCTTGAAGGAGAGGGTGAAACTCTCACCACAGGACCAGTGTGCACAGAAGCAGTTGTCGCTGTGATCCCTGTTGAACCTGAAAGACAAGACAAAATTCCTGAGTTAGACTCACAAGAACAAACTTGTACTGAAAGAGTTCCGAGCAAGGCACCTGTccagggagaggaagaagatgCTGCGCTCCTTGGAGTAAAAAGCACAGAAGTCATTGCTGCTGAGGTCCCGACGCAGAATGAGGTAGAAACCTGTGCCCTTACCTCTGAAACCACAgcctcagaagcagcagaagctgctgagcagAGTGTGAGGGATGGGGATGGTAGGCAGTTTGTGGCAAAAGATCCTGTCCCCATCCTAGAGCCAAAATGCATAGAAACAACTGAAACCCTCTTCCAGAGTGATGAAGCCAAAGGTGGCAAAATAGAAGATGCCGTGCTCAAATCTGAAACACGCTCACCAAGCGATAAGGCTCTCACTGAGGCCATGCCCCAGACTGAAGGAGACAGCATATCTAATGCAGCATCAGCATGCCTAGGTATCACTGAAAATGGAAGCACTGCCCTCACTGACGTAAGTCCTAAGACAAGTGAACCGCTAAGCAGCTTAGTTGAAGAAAGGactgcagaaacagaacaagaacTTGTAGAAACCTCGAACTATCAAggctttcagaaagaagaaagcataaaCGGGCAATTGATGGAAGGAGCCAAAGAAGTGTTTGAATCTGGAGAACAGGAAGCAGTGAGGGGTGATGAATGTTGTTCAACAGCTGTCCAGCAAGAAGTTTTAACTGCGCAGGAGGAGGGCCCCGACTCAGCCTTCCTATTAGCTGAGAGCTTGGAGGCTCAGAAAATGTCTGTGCCTGtagcagctgcagcagttgAAGAGCATGTCGTGGCAGAAACCGTCACACCCACAGACACAACAGCCGAAACTGCAGAGCCTTTGGCAACCACACCAGAGCAAATGGTTTCTGATAAGGTCCCATTTACCACCATTGACTCTTCAGGCAGTGAAACTGCAGAGCCTGGTAGGGCAGAAGCACCCCAGCCTCAAGTAAGTCCTGCTTACATGAATGGAGTACCAGAGAGTCCCCAGAGCACGGGACTACCCAAACAGCCTGCTGCTCCTTTAAGTGATGGTCTCTCCCTCACCCACACAGAATTTGAGGCGGATGTTGTTCCTTCTGGGACTATAGAGTCCCAGAGTACAAAAATTGTACTGAATGTCATCCAGACGGCCGTTAACAAActtgcagaaacagaagaggcCTTTGAGTCAGAGCAGCACATTAAGACCATAGGGAAAAGCCCATCAGGTACAATTATACCTGAACTTCTGGAAAACATGCGTGTGGATCACCAATTCCTggtagaaaaggaagagataTCAAGTATGGAACAAGAGCTCCAGCAATCCAAAGTAGAGAAACATGCTACATTAATAGAGTCTGCAGAAATTCATGCAACcgtaggaaaaacaaaagacatgCTGTTAACTTGTGAGGTGCTGGAAGATGGACAAAGTCAGAGTTCTCTAAGTATTGTGCCTACCCCTGAAGACATTTCAAGGGAAAGTGTAAGACTTCAGAAATCAGCGTTAGAGCTAAGTACTTCAGAAGACTCAACCAAAGACCCTCTAGATGTACACCCActaaaactgaaggaaaaggagattGGGCAGGTTACAGAAATCTCAGACCAACATATAGGTCAGCAAACGTGTgcagaaaggcaggaagaaCAATGTCACCTACTGGTGGAGGACGGGAAGATGCAGACGTGGCAGGATGATGGTTGCCAAGAAGGCACGTCTTGTGATGGTACACAAAGTCAGAACTCCTTGGCTCCTGAGGCCTTGAAT ATGTGCTAA